Proteins from one Bos taurus isolate L1 Dominette 01449 registration number 42190680 breed Hereford chromosome 7, ARS-UCD2.0, whole genome shotgun sequence genomic window:
- the SIN3B gene encoding paired amphipathic helix protein Sin3b isoform X4 — protein MLSSSLPAFPLAHGLFLKFPELFAQFKSFLGVKELSFAPPMNDRSGDGISREIDYASCKRIGSSYRALPKTYQQPKCSGRTAICKEVLNDTWVSFPSWSEDSTFVSSKKTPYEEQLHRCEDERFELDVVLETNLATIRVLESVQKKLSRMAPEDQEKFRLDDCLGGTSEVIQRRAIHRIYGDKAPEIIESLKKNPVTAVPVVLKRLKAKEEEWREAQQGFNKIWREQYEKAYLKSLDHQAVNFKQNDTKALRSKSLLNEIESVYDEHQEQHSEGRSAPSSEPHLIFVYEDRQILEDAAALISYYVKRQPAIQKEDQGTIHQLVHQFVPSLFFSQQLDLGASEDSADEGRASPQGQAADPGVDRKKPAPGPQSSPPEEKGAAGEAPAPEPQPPQHKPLDDVYSLFFANNNWYFFLRLHQTLCSRLLKIYRQAQKQLLEYRTEKEREKLLCEGRREKGNDPAMELRLKQPSEVELEEYYPAFLDMVRSLLEGSIDPTQYEDTLREMFTIHAYVGFTMDKLVQSIARQLHHLVSDDVCLKVVELYLNEKKRGAAGGNLSSRCVRAARETSYQWKAERCMADENCFKVMFLQRKGQVIMTIELLDTEEAQTEDPVEVQHLARYVEQYVGAEGASSSPTEGFLLKPVFLQRNLKKFRRWQCEQVRALRGEAKSSWRRLVGVESACNVDCRFKLSTHKMLFIVNSEDYMYRRGTLCRAKQVQPLVLLRHHQHFAEWHSRWLEDNVTVEAASLVQDWLMGEDDEDMVPCKTLCETVRVHGLPVNRYRVQYSRRPASP, from the exons ATGTTGTCGTCTTCCTTGCCTGCGTTTCCATTGGCCCATGGGCTTTTCTT GAAATTTCCAGAGCTCTTTGCACAGTTCAAGTCCTTCCTGGGGGTGAAAGAGCTGTCCTTCGCCCCACCCATGAATGACAGATCCGGGGACGGAATAAGCCGGGAAATCGACTATGCCTCGTGCAAGCGCATCGGATCCAGCTACCGGGCGCTCCCCAAAACCTACCAGCAGCCCAAGTGCAGCGGGAGGACAGCCATCTGCAAAGAG GTGCTGAATGACACCTGGGTGTCCTTCCCCTCCTGGTCTGAGGACTCCACCTTCGTCAGCTCCAAGAAGACGCCCTACGAGGAGCAGCTGCACCGCTGTGAGGATGAGCGCTTCGAG TTAGACGTTGTCCTGGAGACCAACCTGGCCACAATCCGGGTGTTGGAGAGCGTCCAGAAGAAGCTGTCCCGCATGGCGCCGGAAGACCAGGAGAAGTTCCGGTTGGACGACTGTCTGGGGGGCACGTCGGAAGTGATCCAGCGCCGCGCTATCCACCGCATTTACGGCGACAAAGCCCCAGAGATCATCGAGAGCCTCAAGAAGAACCCTGTCACCGCTGTCCCCGTTGTCCTAAAAAG GCTGAAGGCCAAGGAGGAGGAGTGGCGGGAGGCCCAGCAGGGCTTCAACAAGATCTGGCGGGAGCAGTATGAGAAAGCGTACCTCaagtccctggaccaccaggctgTGAACTTCAAGCAGAACGACACCAAGGCGCTTCGCTCCAAGAGCCTGCTCAACGAGATCGAGAGCGTCTATGACGAG CACCAGGAGCAGCACTCGGAGGGCCGCAGTGCCCCCTCCAGTGAGCCGCACCTCATCTTCGTGTACGAGGACAGGCAGATCCTGGAGGATGCGGCCGCCCTCATCAGCTACTACGTGAAGCGGCAGCCAGCCATCCAGAAGGAGGACCAGGGCACCATCCACCAGCTGGTGCACCAGTTCGTGCCCAGCCTCTTCTTCTCCCAGCAGCTGGACCTGGGTGCATCTGAGGACTCTGCCGACGAGGGCCGGGCCAGCCCCCAGGGGCAGGCTGCAGACCCTGGCGTCGACCGGAAGAAGCCGGCGCCTGGGCCGCAGAGCAGccccccagaggagaagggggccgcGGGCGAGGCGCCGGCCCCGGAGCCGCAGCCACCGCAGCACAAGCCCCTGGACGACGTCTACAGCCTTTTCTTCGCCAACAACAACTGGTACTTCTTCCTGCGCCTCCATCAGACCCTGTGCTCCAGGCTGCTGAAGATCTACCGCCAGGCGCAGAAGCAGCTCCTGGAGTACCGcacagagaaggagagggagaagctGCTGTGCGAGGGCCGCCGTGAGAAGGGCAACGACCCCGCCATGGAGCTGCGGCTGAAGCAGCCGA GTGAAGTGGAGCTGGAAGAGTACTACCCGGCCTTCCTGGACATGGTGCGGAGCCTGCTGGAGGGCAGCATCGACCCCACGCAGTATGAGGACACGCTGCGCGAGATGTTCACCATCCACGCCTACGTGGGCTTCACCATGGACAAGCTGGTGCAGAGCATCGCCCGGCAG CTGCACCACCTTGTGAGCGACGACGTCTGTCTAAAGGTGGTGGAGCTCTACCTGAACGAGAAGAAGCGGGGCGCCGCGGGCGGGAACCTGTCCTCCCGCTGTGTCCGTGCCGCCCGGGAGACCAGCTACCAGTGGAAGGCCGAACGGTGCATGGCCGACGAGAACTGCTTCAAG GTGATGTTCCTCCAGCGCAAAGGGCAAGTGATCATGACCATTGAGCTCCTGGACACCGAGGAAGCCCAGACGGAGGACCCTGTGGAGGTCCAG CACCTGGCTCGGTACGTGGAGCAGTACGTGGGAGCGGAGGGCGCCTCCAGCTCGCCCACCGAGGGCTTCCTCCTGAAGCCCGTGTTCCTGCAGAG gaACCTCAAGAAGTTCCGCCGCTGGCAGTGTGAGCAGGTGCGTGCGCTCCGCGGCGAGGCCAAGAGCTCCTGGAGGCGGCTGGTCGGGGTGGAAAGCGCCTGCAACGTGGACTGCCGCTTCAAGCTCAGCACCCACAAGATGCTGTTCATCGTGAACTCCGAGGACTACATGTACCGCCGAGGGACGCTGTGCCGGGCCAAGCAG GTGCAGCCCCTGGTCCTTCTGCGCCACCACCAGCACTTTGCGGAGTGGCACAGCCGCTGGCTGGAGGACAACGTGACAGTGGAGGCAGCCAGTCTGGTGCAGGACTGGCTGATGGGGGAGGACGACGAGGACATGGTGCCCTGCAAGACGCTCTGCGAGACGGTGCGCGTGCACGGGCTGCCCGTGAACCGCTACCGCGTGCAGTACAGCCGCCGCCCGGCCTCGCCCTGA